One Anastrepha obliqua isolate idAnaObli1 chromosome 6, idAnaObli1_1.0, whole genome shotgun sequence DNA window includes the following coding sequences:
- the LOC129250087 gene encoding uncharacterized protein LOC129250087, which translates to MATNEASRLSPEDMVIFYKRKAQSIYAQAQSIERAIEGEKINSFTEVDLKVRLECLEHISSTFNLAHDSLEELNFDEIGGALRSNFEELLLLLRCRIRREIHKRQSQMPSCSTMRHDPVLEGQTVVLQSRPRLPELRLPTFSGGYTEYTDFFSLFSTVIDKDPDLTDVEKLQHLRSNLKGPALDAIRSLEMSGNNYSVALDLLNKRFNNKRLIFQAHITEIMGIKKVDTSSAVKLRELSDKVNANLRALRTMGTSEQIAGCIIVHTLLQKVDSITQANWEEAAPLDLIPSWEQFTSFLEKRCQRLENVEHSMAAYTRGSQVGKNSRTINHGRKSFIATNNTNNSTNGCVFCDNTDHAVYSCTPFLNLSPQLRLKEVKRLALCLNCLRKGHQLRTCNAGLCRTCGSKHHSLLHIDSSSSLMSSQGPASSVQASSQLAPPNTSKLVSTSVAHHTLAAISRTTSIVTSAQNLSPDVVLLATAVINVKNSAGTWVPCRALLDSGSQLHIITSRLAHQLQLRKTKSSTYVSGLGNANFASDGLTVNINIQSQNSEYSTCITALVAPNITDNQPSFTLDISKWKIPSNICLADRGFFKSQRIDMLIGASLFYDLLCIGQIKLAHGLPCLQKTRLGWVVTGGESQRQRGAILAAQSSLDIGYESNVQIDQLVRRFWEVESCCESVATYSKEEFDCEAHFKANYLRLSTGNYSVRLPAKFNIDLLGDSYQQAFRRFLNLERKLDRPPQRKAQYAAFIREYLNLGHMSLVTKNNLRYCKYFLPHHCVLKEESTTTKLRVVFDGSAASSSGYSLNDLLMTGPTIQPKLFNTLLRFRTFPIALTGDICKMYRCVRVSEPDSYLQCILWRDSPQQPVNVFKLDTVTYGTRPASFLSIRSMHQLAIDEQTVYPIGSKILKRDFYVDDLITGGESIQEVKEIMSQTTKLLAKGGFKLRKWCSNNPELLQTIPPDDRETLLKFDDGSDITKTLGLTWDPASDCLLFAFSPMQPSSKHCKRSILSTIARFYDPLGLIGPIISKAKIFLQQIWKERLDWDESLPSSLHSSWLSLCADFGRIPQIKFPRLSIQQNGAYEIHGFSDASIEAYGACLYVVSVSQGRNQAQLLCSKSRVAPLKTLTVPRLELCGASLLAQLMHEIAQMKLFSCRYYCWSDSAVVLSWIRDEPSRFQIFTANRIATIQELTAGMEWRYVPTKFNPADILSRGATSNDLINSSLWLHGPDFLAQDKNNWPKPCSQVSQLPEMRKRVLFATSEYVDITLRCKFINSFEKLQHVFGYIYKFQNRLRLSGLTVDCIRRGTKLLLRTIQRLHFKEDLKFLQAGQGVKASSCIASLSPFIDSCGLLRVGGRLKNSALDFEAQHPVILPRRHPVTQAIIMHFHRRNLHAGPRSLLAYIRLQYWPIGGRKTVSNVVSKCTLCFRAKPHLAEHIMADLPEDRVNSSYAFMVTGVDYCGPFHYKNEIRNKQPIKCYICIFICFATKAVHLELVADLSTKAFLNALKRFILTRCRPTRIWSDNATNFVGAKNEMAELKRLFLSDNHVQAVHEFCLANTIEWHFIPPRSPHFGGLWEAAVKTAKYHFHRSVGSSLLNFDELRTLICHIAAIINSRPLFPLSENPADLDVLTPAHFIGTAPISTYVEPDVTKINFNRLDQWQRVSYYQQIFWARWREEYLTTLQQRSKWRTQNFELCINDIVLVKDENLPPLKWPLARVTELIYGSDRVARVAVLKTANGVIRRAVRKLCPLPKQDEVESPSLPTGGGCLVMPKVAQSAQPT; encoded by the coding sequence atgGCAACAAACGAAGCTTCTCGGTTGTCACCTGAGGATATGGTGATTTTTTACAAACGTAAGGCGCAATCAATTTATGCACAAGCGCAATCGATTGAACGGGCAATCGAAggcgaaaaaattaattcattcacCGAAGTAGATTTAAAGGTACGGTTGGAGTGCCTCGAACATATTTCCAGCACGTTTAACTTGGCTCATGACAGCTTAGAGGAGCTCAATTTTGACGAAATCGGCGGAGCACTGCGTTCAAATTTTGAAGAGCTACTCCTTTTACTTCGGTGTCGTATACGGCGTGAGATTCATAAACGTCAATCTCAAATGCCATCCTGTTCAACCATGCGGCACGATCCGGTTTTGGAAGGGCAAACAGTTGTTTTGCAAAGTCGACCTCGTTTGCCTGAGCTCAGACTGCCTACATTCAGTGGAGGATATACGGAATACACAGATTTCTTTTCCTTGTTTTCAACCGTTATAGACAAGGATCCGGACCTCACGGATGTCGAGAAGTTGCAGCACCTGCGTTCAAATCTGAAGGGACCAGCTCTGGATGCAATTCGTTCGTTGGAGATGAGTGGCAACAACTACTCTGTGGCTCTAGATTTGCTTAACAAAAGATTCAATAATAAGCGTCTTATTTTTCAGGCACACATCACTGAGATTATGGGCATCAAAAAGGTGGACACTTCTTCAGCGGTGAAGCTTCGTGAATTATCCGACAAGGTAAATGCAAACCTGCGCGCCCTACGCACCATGGGGACTTCGGAGCAAATAGCGGGGTGTATAATCGTACACACTCTTCTGCAAAAAGTCGACAGCATCACGCAGGCAAATTGGGAGGAAGCTGCGCCGTTAGATCTCATACCCTCATGGGAGCAGTTTACAAGTTTCCTGGAGAAGCGTTGTCAAAGGCTGGAGAATGTAGAACATTCCATGGCAGCGTATACTCGTGGCTCTCAGGTGGGAAAAAATAGTAGAACTATTAACCATGGTAGAAAATCATTTATTGCTACTAACAATACAAACAATTCAACCAATGGCTGTGTTTTTTGCGACAACACAGACCATGCTGTATATTCATGCaccccttttttaaatttatctccACAACTCCGTCTTAAGGAGGTCAAAAGGCTTGCTTTGTGTTTAAACTGCCTCAGAAAAGGCCATCAGCTTCGAACGTGCAATGCTGGTCTATGTCGTACGTGTGGATCCAAGCACCACAGTCTGCTACATATCGACTCCTCTTCTTCACTAATGTCGTCACAAGGTCCTGCATCTTCAGTGCAAGCATCCTCCCAATTAGCACCTCCAAACACCTCTAAGCTTGTTTCAACTTCAGTCGCACACCACACCTTGGCTGCAATCTCACGAACAACGTCAATTGTCACATCTGCTCAGAATCTCAGTCCTGATGTTGTGCTTCTAGCCACTGCTGTCATCAACGTTAAGAACAGCGCAGGTACATGGGTACCATGTCGTGCACTGCTCGACTCAGGGTCCCAGTTGCATATTATTACGTCTCGTCTTGCTCATCAACTGCAGTTGCGAAAAACCAAGTCATCCACCTACGTATCGGGTCTTGGTAATGCAAACTTCGCCTCTGATGGTTTGACTGTCAATATTAATATTCAGTCTCAAAACTCAGAGTACTCTACCTGCATTACAGCGTTGGTTGCTCCTAACATAACGGACAATCAACCCTCTTTTACTTTGGATATTTCTAAATGGAAAATACCGTCGAACATTTGTTTAGCAGATCGAGGTTTTTTCAAGTCGCAACGAATAGACATGCTTATTGGAGCCAGCCTCTTCTATGATCTCTTATGCATTGGACAAATAAAGTTAGCTCACGGTCTACCGTGCCTACAGAAAACTAGGTTAGGATGGGTTGTAACAGGTGGTGAATCGCAGCGGCAAAGGGGAGCGATATTGGCCGCACAGTCATCACTTGACATAGGTTACGAATCCAATGTTCAAATCGATCAACTAGTACGTAGATTTTGGGAGGTTGAAAGTTGCTGTGAATCTGTCGCCACATACTCCAAGGAAGAGTTCGACTGCGAGGCGCATTTTAAGGCCAATTATTTGCGTTTGTCTACAGGGAACTATTCGGTCCGGCTAccagcaaaatttaatattgaccTCTTGGGTGACTCTTATCAACAAGCGTTTCGTCGTTTTCTTAATCTAGAGCGAAAATTGGACCGCCCCCCACAGCGGAAGGCCCAATATGCAGCATTCATACGGGAGTATTTGAATTTAGGACATATGTCACTGGTTACTAAAAACAATCTGCGGTATTGCAAATACTTTCTGCCACACCACTGTGTTTTGAAGGAAGAGAGCACAACTACAAAACTTCGCGTTGTATTCGATGGCTCTGCAGCTTCATCTTCTGGATACTCGTTGAACGACTTGCTTATGACAGGACCCACCATCCAACCTAAGCTGTTCAACACATTGCTTCGGTTTAGAACCTTTCCAATCGCTTTGACGGGTGACATATGTAAGATGTATCGTTGTGTACGAGTCTCAGAGCCCGATAGTTATCTGCAGTGCATCTTGTGGCGTGACTCCCCACAGCAGCCGGTCAACGTCTTTAAACTTGACACAGTCACTTATGGTACAAGACCAGCTTCATTCCTCTCAATTCGTTCGATGCACCAGTTAGCCATTGATGAACAAACTGTCTACCCCATAggctcaaaaatattaaagcgcGATTTTTATGTCGATGATCTTATTACAGGCGGTGAGTCCATTCAAGAAGTCAAGGAAATTATGAGTCAAACTACAAAGCTGCTGGCAAAAGGAGGATTCAAGTTAAGAAAGTGGTGCTCCAATAATCCTGAATTGTTGCAGACGATACCACCTGATGATCGAGAAACACTACTTAAGTTCGACGATGGAAGCGATATAACTAAAACACTCGGTTTAACTTGGGATCCTGCATCAGATTGCCTATTGTTCGCGTTCTCACCAATGCAGCCTTCATCAAAACATTGCAAGCGGTCCATTTTGTCAACTATTGCTCGTTTTTATGACCCACTCGGTCTCATCGGCCCTATTATTTCGAAGGCCAAAATCTTTCTTCAACAAATCTGGAAAGAAAGGCTTGACTGGGATGAAAGTTTGCCTTCATCACTACATTCATCGTGGCTTAGTTTGTGTGCAGATTTTGGCCGCATACCGCAAATAAAGTTTCCCCGTTTGTCAATCCAGCAGAATGGCGCCTATGAAATTCATGGTTTTAGTGACGCCAGCATCGAAGCATACGGAGCTTGTCTTTACGTCGTGTCAGTCAGTCAAGGAAGAAACCAGGCGCAACTGCTATGTTCAAAATCTCGTGTAGCGCCCTTAAAAACTCTTACGGTTCCAAGGCTGGAGTTGTGCGGTGCCTCCCTGTTGGCGCAACTCATGCATGAAATAGCTCAAATGAAACTTTTCTCGTGTCGATATTATTGTTGGTCTGATTCGGCGGTGGTGTTATCCTGGATCCGCGACGAACCTTCAAGATTTCAAATCTTTACAGCTAATCGCATAGCCACTATACAGGAGTTGACTGCGGGTATGGAATGGCGCTACGTGCCTACGAAGTTTAACCCAGCTGATATTTTATCCAGAGGTGCAACCTCTAACGACCTCATTAACTCATCTCTATGGCTGCATGGACCGGATTTTTTAGCTCAAGATAAAAACAATTGGCCAAAGCCTTGCAGTCAAGTCAGTCAACTTCCAGAAATGCGCAAAAGGGTGTTATTTGCGACATCTGAGTACGTCGACATAACACTCAGgtgtaaattcataaattcatttgaaaaattacagCATGTCTTTGGTTACATTTATAAGTTCCAAAATCGCTTGCGGCTTTCTGGATTGACTGTTGATTGCATACGCCGTGGCACAAAACTACTCCTGCGCACCATCCAAAGGCTTCACTTCAAAGAGGATCTCAAATTCCTTCAAGCCGGTCAAGGTGTGAAGGCATCTAGTTGCATTGCGTCGCTCTCACCGTTCATCGATAGTTGTGGATTGCTTCGTGTGGGTGGACGACTGAAAAATTCAGCTCTCGACTTCGAGGCGCAGCATCCAGTCATACTGCCGAGGCGTCATCCTGTCACTCAGGCAATCATTATGCATTTTCATAGGCGCAATTTGCACGCGGGTCCTCGTTCCCTACTAGCATACATTCGGCTGCAGTATTGGCCTATTGGcggacgaaaaactgtttcgaaCGTTGTCAGCAAATGCACTCTATGCTTTCGAGCTAAACCGCACTTAGCGGAACATATTATGGCTGATCTTCCGGAAGATAGGGTAAACTCATCTTATGCATTTATGGTCACAGGCGTCGATTATTGTGGACCATTCCATTATAAAAACGAAATACGCAACAAGCAGCCCATAAAATGTTACATTTGCATATTCATATGTTTCGCCACGAAAGCTGTGCACTTGGAGCTCGTAGCAGACTTATCAACGAAGGCATTCTTAAATGCACTAAAGCGGTTCATCCTAACGCGTTGTCGCCCCACTCGTATATGGTCGGACAACGCAACCAACTTTGTGGGCGCTAAGAATGAGATGGCAGAATTAAAACGTTTATTCCTGAGCGATAATCATGTGCAAGCAGTTCATGAATTTTGTCTAGCCAATACCATAGAATGGCATTTCATTCCACCTCGCTCTCCACACTTTGGTGGGCTTTGGGAAGCGGCCGTTAAAACTGCGAAATATCATTTTCATCGCTCGGTGGGCTCGTCATTATTAAACTTCGATGAACTGCGCACACTTATTTGCCACATAGCGGCAATTATTAACTCAAGACCTTTGTTTCCACTTTCAGAGAATCCGGCTGATTTAGACGTTCTAACTCCAGCTCACTTCATTGGCACTGCTCCTATCTCTACTTACGTTGAACCAGATGTCACGAAGATTAACTTTAATCGTTTGGATCAATGGCAGCGCGTATCATACTACCAGCAGATATTTTGGGCACGTTGGCGTGAGGAGTACTTAACTACCTTGCAGCAGCGCTCAAAGTGGCGCACACAGAATTTCGAACTCTGCATCAACGACATAGTTTTAGTAAAGGACGAAAATCTGCCTCCTCTCAAGTGGCCCCTAGCAAGAGTCACTGAACTAATATATGGATCAGATCGTGTGGCACGTGTCGCTGTACTAAAGACTGCAAATGGAGTCATCCGAAGAGCCGTCCGAAAGCTATGCCCATTGCCAAAACAGGATGAGGTTGAAAGCCCGAGTCTTCCAACGGGGGGAGGATGTTTGGTTATGCCGAAAGTAGCGCAGTCAGCGCAACCAACATAA